The following proteins are co-located in the Paenibacillus sp. JNUCC32 genome:
- the tatC gene encoding twin-arginine translocase subunit TatC → MEFKNTMTLLEHIAELRKRILLVAAVFLLSMAAGLFAAPHVLSMLKHHSPAFQVTWNVFSPWDGLRIYMSISIVLSLLPTLPFALHQIWLFVNQGLNGREQKAALRFIPFSALCFLIGVAFAYFVVFPMSLAFTTGINSQMDLVETYGVAQYFGFMFNIIIPLSLAFELPVIVLFLTRIGILSPAILHTMRRYAYVVLVIVAALISPPDLVSHLMVAVPLIGLYEISTWLAGWMHRKGKHAEHEEGTEIDTAHQMI, encoded by the coding sequence ATGGAGTTCAAGAATACCATGACGCTGCTCGAGCACATCGCCGAACTTAGAAAGCGAATCCTTCTGGTAGCCGCCGTCTTTCTCCTAAGCATGGCGGCAGGCCTGTTCGCCGCACCCCATGTGTTATCCATGTTAAAGCACCATTCGCCCGCCTTTCAGGTAACCTGGAACGTATTCTCGCCCTGGGACGGTCTCCGCATCTATATGAGCATCAGCATCGTATTGTCTCTGCTTCCTACCCTGCCGTTCGCCCTGCATCAAATCTGGCTGTTTGTCAATCAGGGACTGAACGGCCGCGAGCAGAAAGCGGCCCTTCGGTTTATCCCCTTCTCTGCGTTATGTTTTCTCATAGGGGTCGCGTTTGCGTACTTTGTCGTTTTTCCGATGAGCCTCGCTTTTACGACGGGAATCAACAGTCAGATGGACCTCGTCGAGACGTACGGCGTCGCCCAGTACTTCGGTTTCATGTTCAATATCATCATCCCGCTGTCTCTTGCCTTCGAGCTGCCTGTCATCGTCCTGTTTCTGACGCGAATAGGAATATTAAGCCCGGCTATCCTGCATACCATGAGGCGCTACGCCTACGTCGTTTTGGTTATCGTTGCGGCGCTGATCTCGCCGCCTGACCTCGTATCGCACCTAATGGTTGCCGTCCCGCTCATCGGTCTATATGAAATCAGCACATGGCTGGCAGGCTGGATGCATCGCAAGGGGAAGCATGCAGAGCATGAAGAAGGTACGGAAATCGATACGGCTCACCAGATGATCTGA
- a CDS encoding flavin monoamine oxidase family protein — protein sequence MATKEQPKEMTRRQFLTTVGKVGGSVAVFSLMGTMGLLTPETLKAAEYTPPGKNDLHLSGRGGKKIVILGAGIAGLTAAYELGLAGYDCTILEAKSFAGGRNWTIRKGTSVSEIGSGRQTSRFDNGLYFNAGPMRIPQFHVTLDYCKKFGVAIEPFNNVNESGYYYNENVGALSGQRVPKRAAKADVRGYVAEMLAKAVNQNALDLPLTAEEKLKLVDYLKAEGDLNPDLFYKGSERGGYKDEPGSRLDAGVLRDPFDLKAIINSGFGKYFSNEYGYDQQMMMFHPIGGMDAIVKAFEKRVGSRIKYRAEVKEIRQSSSGVRIVYADGHSGRDQEVRGDYCICTIPLTVLKKIPADFSPEMSKAIGSVGYASAGKIGLQFKRRFWEEDEYLYGGSSLTNMDITQIYYPPTDYFGKKGILLGYYAYGGIADKLGSMSYAEREKLALTQGAKIHPQYPKEFEASFSIDWKKTQYQEGGWVSYSANDRKTYYPTLCKPDNRIYLAGEHISYITAWQAGAIESAREVVTDIHQRVMKS from the coding sequence GTGGCTACAAAAGAACAACCAAAAGAGATGACCCGGAGACAATTTCTGACGACCGTTGGCAAGGTGGGCGGATCTGTCGCCGTCTTCAGCTTGATGGGTACGATGGGGCTCCTTACGCCGGAAACGTTGAAAGCCGCGGAATATACCCCACCCGGAAAGAATGACCTGCATCTCAGCGGCCGGGGCGGCAAGAAGATCGTTATTCTCGGCGCAGGGATCGCGGGCCTGACGGCAGCGTATGAGCTTGGTCTGGCAGGTTACGACTGCACGATATTGGAGGCAAAGAGCTTTGCCGGCGGGCGTAACTGGACGATCCGCAAAGGAACCTCCGTGTCGGAGATCGGATCCGGTCGTCAGACTTCCCGTTTTGATAACGGACTGTATTTCAATGCAGGCCCGATGCGGATTCCGCAGTTTCACGTCACGCTGGATTATTGCAAGAAGTTTGGCGTAGCCATCGAGCCCTTCAACAACGTGAACGAGAGCGGCTATTACTATAACGAGAACGTGGGGGCTTTGTCCGGACAGCGCGTCCCCAAGCGTGCAGCCAAAGCCGACGTACGCGGTTACGTGGCCGAGATGCTGGCCAAAGCCGTGAATCAAAATGCGCTGGATCTGCCGCTGACGGCGGAAGAGAAGCTGAAGCTGGTGGATTATCTGAAGGCCGAAGGCGATCTGAATCCGGACCTGTTCTACAAGGGATCGGAGCGCGGCGGGTATAAGGATGAACCGGGAAGCCGACTGGATGCCGGCGTTCTCCGCGATCCGTTCGATTTGAAGGCCATCATCAATTCCGGCTTCGGCAAATATTTCAGCAACGAATACGGTTACGACCAGCAGATGATGATGTTTCACCCCATAGGCGGCATGGACGCCATCGTCAAGGCATTTGAGAAACGGGTAGGCAGCCGGATCAAGTACCGGGCCGAGGTAAAGGAAATTCGCCAGTCCTCCTCCGGCGTGCGGATTGTGTATGCGGACGGCCATTCCGGCAGAGACCAGGAAGTACGCGGGGATTACTGCATCTGCACCATACCGTTGACGGTATTGAAGAAGATCCCGGCCGACTTCTCGCCGGAGATGTCCAAAGCCATCGGCAGCGTGGGCTACGCCTCCGCAGGTAAAATCGGTTTGCAGTTCAAGCGCCGTTTCTGGGAAGAAGACGAGTATCTGTACGGCGGCAGCAGCTTGACGAATATGGACATTACGCAAATCTACTATCCGCCGACAGACTATTTCGGGAAGAAGGGGATCCTGCTCGGCTATTATGCGTACGGGGGCATCGCCGATAAACTCGGCAGCATGTCGTATGCCGAGCGCGAGAAACTGGCATTGACGCAGGGGGCCAAGATCCATCCGCAGTATCCGAAGGAGTTCGAGGCCTCCTTCTCGATCGACTGGAAGAAGACCCAATACCAGGAGGGTGGCTGGGTATCCTATTCCGCCAATGATAGGAAAACCTACTACCCGACCCTCTGCAAGCCGGATAACCGCATTTACCTGGCAGGGGAGCATATCAGCTACATTACGGCCTGGCAGGCAGGCGCCATCGAGTCCGCCCGCGAGGTCGTAACCGATATCCATCAACGCGTCATGAAATCATAA
- a CDS encoding MerR family transcriptional regulator, with product MESKVMSIGVVCELTGLTERQIRYYEERKLIFPERTKGGNRRYSFEDVKSIQEIHQKMQEGFNTFELKELNKSKKQRCTPIFR from the coding sequence ATGGAGAGTAAGGTGATGAGTATTGGGGTTGTTTGCGAACTGACCGGATTGACCGAAAGGCAAATCCGGTATTACGAGGAACGCAAGCTCATATTTCCGGAGCGTACGAAGGGAGGAAACCGCAGATATTCTTTTGAGGATGTGAAGAGCATTCAGGAAATCCATCAAAAAATGCAGGAGGGATTTAATACGTTTGAACTGAAGGAATTGAATAAATCGAAAAAACAGCGCTGCACGCCGATCTTCCGATGA
- a CDS encoding HD-GYP domain-containing protein has product MQLYKSFLKQLIRNYMIGSIAAVLVVGGVLMVTTLEIPTREGVRLMLILAISFMVMVASELTVFLRHLRPIHAGFDEGHTDLETLEKAYLSIHRMPRLAVYRIFGPHLLGLSLPAILLTVWMMEQGKLNFPPFYIWLACLGAVLLASCHAMIEFFLTIAAIRPLIKEVRRQALSRYGVDFSLEGHVFMAIRTKFLLSTMLIGTFPLFLFSLAVQIRLEGLSQIVAQQYWGWAGFILLLGVGFAYIGAWLLTQDLQRPIRQLYRAMNEIKEGRLIQTSNLYSDEFSNLIAGFNMMVRGLQVREERNRKLLDSYFAALAAALDARDPYTAGHSLRVAEYSVLIGRLAGLSEEQVDLLHKTALLHDIGKIGVRDNILLKEGKLTAEEFDQVKAHPAQGENILLQIEPADAMAPYLEGVRSHHERYDGGGYPDGLKGKEIPLFGRIIAVADAYDAMTSDRPYRSGMKSADALSILEAGRGTQWDPDYAGMFVKYMKAEKKVITIR; this is encoded by the coding sequence ATGCAACTGTATAAGTCTTTTCTTAAACAGCTAATCCGGAACTATATGATCGGGTCCATTGCAGCTGTGCTTGTTGTGGGTGGCGTATTAATGGTAACGACCCTCGAGATTCCCACCCGGGAAGGCGTGCGTCTAATGCTCATATTGGCCATTTCGTTCATGGTAATGGTCGCATCGGAGCTGACGGTCTTTCTTCGCCATTTACGGCCGATTCACGCGGGATTTGATGAAGGCCATACGGATTTGGAAACGTTGGAAAAAGCGTATTTGAGCATTCACCGTATGCCGCGTTTGGCGGTATATCGCATATTCGGACCGCATCTGCTCGGTTTGTCGCTTCCGGCCATTCTGCTTACCGTTTGGATGATGGAGCAGGGGAAGCTGAATTTCCCGCCGTTTTACATATGGCTGGCTTGCCTGGGGGCGGTCCTGCTGGCCAGCTGTCATGCCATGATCGAATTTTTCCTCACCATAGCCGCCATTCGCCCTTTGATCAAGGAAGTTCGGCGGCAGGCGCTGTCGCGTTATGGCGTGGATTTCTCTCTTGAGGGCCATGTGTTCATGGCGATTCGGACGAAATTTCTGCTGAGTACGATGCTGATCGGCACCTTTCCGCTATTTCTGTTCAGTTTGGCCGTGCAGATCCGGTTGGAGGGGCTTAGTCAGATTGTAGCCCAGCAGTATTGGGGCTGGGCCGGATTTATATTGCTGCTTGGGGTCGGATTTGCTTATATCGGCGCCTGGCTCTTGACCCAGGATTTGCAGCGTCCCATCCGTCAGCTGTACCGGGCGATGAATGAGATCAAGGAGGGCCGTCTGATTCAGACCTCCAATCTCTACTCCGATGAATTTTCCAATTTGATCGCGGGTTTTAATATGATGGTCCGCGGGCTGCAGGTGCGCGAGGAACGGAATCGCAAGCTGCTGGACAGTTATTTTGCCGCTTTGGCGGCGGCGCTGGATGCCAGAGATCCTTACACGGCCGGCCATTCGCTTCGGGTAGCGGAATATTCGGTGTTGATCGGCCGTCTGGCCGGACTAAGCGAAGAGCAGGTTGATCTTTTGCATAAGACGGCATTGCTGCATGATATCGGCAAGATCGGGGTCAGGGACAACATTTTGCTGAAGGAAGGGAAACTGACGGCAGAGGAGTTCGATCAGGTAAAGGCTCATCCGGCGCAAGGGGAGAACATTCTGCTGCAAATCGAGCCTGCCGATGCGATGGCTCCTTACCTGGAGGGGGTGCGCTCCCACCATGAGCGCTATGACGGAGGCGGGTACCCTGACGGGCTGAAGGGAAAGGAAATTCCGCTGTTCGGCAGGATTATTGCGGTGGCCGATGCCTATGATGCCATGACGTCGGATCGGCCGTACCGCAGCGGCATGAAATCCGCGGATGCGTTGAGCATATTGGAAGCTGGTAGGGGAACCCAGTGGGATCCCGATTATGCGGGCATGTTCGTGAAATACATGAAAGCGGAGAAGAAGGTCATTACGATCCGTTAG